Proteins encoded together in one Columba livia isolate bColLiv1 breed racing homer chromosome 3, bColLiv1.pat.W.v2, whole genome shotgun sequence window:
- the ELOVL5 gene encoding very long chain fatty acid elongase 5 isoform X2 yields the protein MELLDKTINSYFDVWLGPRDPRVKGWLLLENYTPTFIFSVLYLLIVWLGPKYMRNKQPFSCRGILVVYNLGLTLLSLYMFHELVTGVWEGGYNFFCQDTHSGGEADMKIIRVLWWYYFSKLIEFMDTFFFILRKNNHQITVLHVYHHATMLNIWWFVMNWVPCGHSYFGATLNSFIHVLMYSYYGLSAVPAMRPYLWWKKYITQGQLTQFVLTIFQTSCGVVWPCAFPQGWLYFQIFYMISLIILFTNFYIQTYNKKASSRRKEYQNGSTATVNGYTNSFSSLENNVKQRKQRKD from the exons ATGGAACTTCTGGATAAAACAATCAATAGCTACTTTGACGTTTGGCTTGGACCCAGAG acCCCAGAGTAAAAGGATGGCTTCTTCTGGAGAACTATACACCTACCTTTATCTTCTCAGTCTTGTACTTACTAATCGTATGGCTAGGACCAAAGTACATGCGGAATAAGCAACCATTCTCGTGCAGGGGTATTCTAGTAGTCTACAACCTTGGACTTACGCTGCTTTCTCTGTATATGTTCCATGAG CTGGTGACAGGAGTATGGGAAGGAGGATACAATTTCTTCTGTCAGGATACGCACAGTGGAGGAGAAGCTGATATGAAG ATCATACGTGTCCTCTGGTGGTACTACTTCTCCAAACTCATTGAGTTCATGGATaccttctttttcattttgcgGAAAAATAATCATCAGATCACTGTTCTGCATGTCTACCACCATGCAACGATGCTGAACATTTGGTGGTTTGTTATGAACTGGGTGCCTTGTGGTCACT CTTACTTTGGTGCGACACTGAACAGCTTTATCCATGTCCTCATGTACTCCTACTACGGATTGTCTGCTGTTCCAGCAATGCGTCCTTATTTGTGGTGGAAGAAGTACATCACTCAGGGGCAGCTG aCTCAGTTTGTCCTGACAATCTTCCAGACCAGCTGTGGTGTTGTTTGGCCATGTGCATTTCCTCAGGGCTGGCTGTATTTCCAGATTTTTTACATGATTTCTCTGATTATCCTCTTCACAAATTTCTATATTCAG ACTTACAACAAGAAGGCGTCCTCGAGGAGGAAAGAGTATCAGAACGGCTCTACGGCCACTGTGAATGGATAcacaaacagcttttcttccctTGAGAACAATgtgaaacaaaggaaacaaaggaagGATTGA